From the Synechococcus sp. HK01-R genome, one window contains:
- a CDS encoding Coenzyme F420 hydrogenase/dehydrogenase, beta subunit C-terminal domain — MARGTVRPAKDLCSDCGLCDSRWVAYVRQSCAFLHQDFEGMERRHHGRSRDLDQEHELYFGVQQRMLTARLKAPIQGAQWTGIVSHLGIKALKSGLVDAVLCVQQSPEDRFTPVPVLARTPEEVLAARVNKPTLSNNLSVLEQLPGSGIRRLLAIGVGCQIQALRAVQDTLPLEQLYVLGLPCVDNVSREGLQTFLNSASDSPETVVHYEFMQDFRIHFRHQDGREETVPFFGLDTPKLKDVFAPSCLSCFDYVNAGADLVVGYMGAEFGRQWLVVRNDRGADLLRLIEADLDIAPVTSRGDRRSAVQQGIDAYDKAVRLPMWLAELVGWVVQRIGPKGLEYGRFSIDSHFTRNALWLRRHHPGMLERHLPAFARRIVERYRLPST; from the coding sequence ATGGCGCGGGGGACGGTTCGCCCGGCAAAAGACCTCTGCAGTGACTGTGGCCTCTGTGATTCCCGCTGGGTGGCCTATGTGAGGCAGTCCTGTGCGTTTCTCCATCAGGACTTCGAGGGGATGGAGCGTCGCCATCACGGACGTTCCCGTGATCTGGATCAAGAGCATGAGCTGTATTTCGGCGTCCAGCAGCGGATGCTCACCGCGCGTTTAAAGGCTCCGATTCAGGGAGCCCAGTGGACTGGAATCGTGAGCCACCTCGGTATCAAGGCCTTGAAGAGCGGCCTGGTGGATGCCGTGCTCTGCGTGCAGCAGAGCCCGGAGGATCGCTTTACGCCGGTGCCGGTTCTTGCCCGTACTCCCGAGGAGGTGCTGGCCGCCCGGGTGAACAAACCAACCCTGTCGAACAACCTCTCGGTGCTCGAGCAACTACCGGGTAGTGGAATTCGTCGTCTGCTTGCGATTGGCGTCGGCTGTCAGATCCAAGCGCTGCGTGCGGTGCAGGACACCCTCCCCCTCGAGCAGCTCTATGTCCTCGGACTTCCTTGTGTTGACAATGTCTCTCGCGAAGGCTTGCAGACGTTTCTCAACAGTGCGAGCGATTCGCCCGAGACCGTTGTTCACTACGAGTTCATGCAGGATTTCAGGATTCATTTCCGGCACCAGGATGGACGCGAGGAGACGGTCCCTTTCTTCGGTCTCGATACCCCGAAGCTCAAGGATGTGTTCGCACCGAGCTGTCTGAGCTGCTTCGACTATGTGAATGCCGGTGCTGATCTCGTGGTGGGTTACATGGGAGCTGAGTTCGGTCGCCAGTGGCTCGTGGTGCGCAATGACCGCGGGGCGGACTTGCTGCGGCTGATTGAGGCCGACCTCGACATCGCCCCCGTGACCAGCCGGGGCGATCGCCGCTCCGCTGTCCAGCAGGGCATCGATGCCTACGACAAAGCGGTTCGTCTCCCGATGTGGCTTGCTGAATTGGTGGGCTGGGTGGTGCAGCGCATTGGCCCCAAGGGACTGGAATATGGCCGTTTCTCGATCGATTCCCATTTCACCCGCAACGCCCTCTGGTTGCGGCGCCATCATCCAGGGATGCTGGAGCGGCACCTGCCTGCTTTTGCCCGTCGAATCGTGGAGCGTTACCGGCTCCCATCAACCTGA
- the malQ gene encoding 4-alpha-glucanotransferase: protein MRELGVLLHPTALPGSPVCGGFGAAASRWLRSLAQHGVKVWQVLPLAPVDGTGSPYSSPSSFALNPCCLDAEELAEEGFIREADLAELPDAPGTDRVDWQLAEQRAERIGQALSASWSEQSSERHQAFARWCQLQAFWLEDHACFMELRRQHQGQPWWTWPSALANRQGRAFRRWKVDNEAALLHHRLLQWHLDRQWQRIRSLARELNVRIFGDLPFYVARDSADVWSHRQLFSLTSEGELLVQSGVPPDYFSATGQLWGTPVFRWWRHRLSRFRWWRQRFRRQWQLADLLRLDHFRALSAYWAVPGGDDTAMNGAWKRSPGASLLRKLRRDAGGELPLVAEDLGVVTPDVEALRDRFRLPGMKILQFAFDGNPDNPYLPANIQGERWVVYTGTHDNPTTIGWWKTLDEPARQRVEQLLGCPVEAPGWQLLELGLASSAWLVVTPLQDLLHLDDSARFNTPGTVGGNWTWRLTVLDEQLEGALQGYGVRGEVWGRR from the coding sequence ATGCGTGAACTCGGTGTGCTGCTGCACCCCACGGCCCTTCCCGGCTCTCCGGTCTGTGGTGGCTTTGGTGCCGCTGCCAGCCGTTGGCTGAGGTCCTTGGCCCAGCACGGAGTCAAGGTGTGGCAGGTGCTGCCCCTTGCGCCAGTCGATGGCACAGGCTCGCCCTACAGCTCCCCCTCCAGCTTTGCGCTCAATCCCTGTTGCCTTGATGCCGAGGAACTTGCGGAGGAGGGCTTCATCCGAGAGGCGGACCTGGCCGAATTACCTGATGCCCCAGGGACTGACAGGGTCGATTGGCAACTGGCGGAGCAACGGGCCGAGCGGATTGGCCAGGCCCTGAGTGCTTCTTGGTCAGAGCAGTCGTCTGAGCGCCATCAGGCCTTTGCCCGGTGGTGTCAGCTCCAGGCCTTTTGGCTTGAGGATCATGCCTGTTTCATGGAGCTGCGCCGTCAGCATCAGGGGCAACCTTGGTGGACCTGGCCGTCAGCTCTGGCCAACCGTCAGGGGCGGGCTTTCAGACGCTGGAAAGTCGACAACGAAGCTGCGCTCCTCCACCATCGGCTGCTCCAGTGGCATCTCGATCGCCAGTGGCAGCGGATCCGATCGCTGGCCCGTGAGCTCAATGTGCGCATTTTTGGTGATTTGCCTTTTTATGTGGCCCGAGACAGTGCTGATGTCTGGAGTCATCGCCAGCTCTTTTCACTGACGAGTGAAGGGGAGCTCCTCGTACAGAGTGGTGTGCCGCCGGATTATTTCTCCGCCACCGGCCAGCTCTGGGGAACACCCGTCTTCCGCTGGTGGCGCCACCGTCTCAGTCGTTTCCGCTGGTGGCGGCAGCGCTTTCGGCGCCAGTGGCAACTGGCCGACCTCCTGAGACTTGACCATTTCCGCGCCCTGTCGGCCTACTGGGCTGTGCCGGGCGGCGATGACACGGCCATGAATGGTGCCTGGAAGCGGTCCCCAGGGGCTTCTCTGCTGCGGAAACTGCGTCGAGATGCTGGTGGAGAGCTTCCTCTGGTGGCAGAGGATCTCGGCGTTGTCACCCCCGATGTGGAAGCGCTGCGCGATCGGTTTCGGTTACCCGGGATGAAGATCCTGCAATTCGCCTTTGACGGCAATCCCGACAATCCATACCTGCCCGCCAACATCCAAGGTGAGCGCTGGGTGGTTTACACCGGCACCCACGACAACCCAACCACGATCGGTTGGTGGAAGACCCTCGATGAGCCGGCCCGTCAGAGGGTTGAGCAGCTGTTGGGATGTCCGGTTGAAGCGCCTGGCTGGCAGCTCCTCGAGCTAGGGCTCGCCTCGAGTGCCTGGCTGGTAGTGACCCCGCTTCAGGATCTTCTTCATCTTGATGATTCCGCCCGCTTCAACACCCCCGGAACCGTCGGTGGCAACTGGACCTGGCGTCTCACTGTCCTGGATGAGCAACTGGAGGGCGCCTTGCAAGGCTATGGAGTGCGCGGTGAGGTCTGGGGGAGGCGATAG
- a CDS encoding helix-turn-helix domain-containing protein produces the protein MRLTSFWRRRKVAPPATADGSPQSPIDPLEVAGRRLRERREERNLSLRDLSREIRITTPVLEALERGWRDRLPEAAYLGSMLHRLEQHLELEPGSLNGALPPPQRSRLARGDRGSRRFTIGSIDIFTTWQGSVVYGALMVASILALNHQQRYLAQQGSLALEPMIPSTATMASDPSLAGLRPVEEAQRRSLSSLVPKEQDANRPDPSPTSNPTGVLELQLSRPSSIRLSSAGGDRSELTGSQGRLTLQLRTPVTLSIQPAPAEADQVLWNGDKVTSMAGQDGSYRLPQTSPRTP, from the coding sequence ATGCGACTCACGAGCTTCTGGAGGCGACGCAAGGTTGCCCCACCAGCGACTGCCGATGGCTCTCCCCAGAGCCCGATCGACCCTCTCGAGGTGGCAGGCCGCAGGCTGCGGGAGCGACGAGAGGAGCGCAACCTCAGCCTGAGGGATCTCTCCAGGGAGATCAGGATCACAACCCCAGTGCTAGAGGCTCTCGAGCGTGGATGGCGTGACCGCCTGCCAGAGGCCGCCTACCTGGGCTCGATGCTCCATCGACTGGAACAACATCTCGAATTGGAACCAGGAAGCCTCAACGGTGCCCTGCCCCCACCCCAGCGCTCACGGCTGGCACGTGGGGATCGAGGCAGTCGACGGTTCACGATCGGAAGCATCGACATCTTCACCACCTGGCAGGGCAGTGTTGTCTATGGCGCCCTGATGGTGGCAAGCATCCTGGCCCTGAACCATCAACAGCGCTATCTGGCGCAGCAGGGCAGCCTGGCTCTGGAACCGATGATTCCCAGCACCGCCACCATGGCCAGCGACCCTTCCCTGGCTGGGCTAAGACCGGTGGAAGAAGCCCAGCGTCGCTCTCTGAGCAGCCTTGTGCCTAAGGAGCAGGACGCGAACCGCCCGGACCCATCGCCAACAAGCAACCCAACCGGTGTTCTTGAACTTCAGCTCAGCCGACCGAGCAGCATCCGGCTGTCGAGTGCGGGTGGAGACCGCAGCGAACTTACCGGCAGTCAGGGACGCCTCACGCTGCAATTGCGCACCCCGGTCACACTGAGCATCCAGCCGGCACCGGCCGAGGCTGATCAGGTTCTCTGGAACGGAGACAAGGTGACCTCAATGGCAGGCCAGGACGGCAGCTATCGCCTCCCCCAGACCTCACCGCGCACTCCATAG
- a CDS encoding pseudouridine synthase → MTAERLQKLIASAGLCSRRKAEQLLLDARVQVNGRIATLGDRADPEQDQICVDGRPLRRQDPARVLLLNKPQGVISSCHDPQGRPTVLDLIPAELRRGLHPVGRLDADSRGALLLTNQGAITLELTHPRYAHRKTYRVWVEGHPTPQTLQRWRDGVRLDGLPTQPAEVICLRRAAGRSQLEVILREGRNRQIRRTADLLGHPVLDLQRTAIADLPLGSLPEGHWRALNKREWRDLMPAMELSTTEPPQTR, encoded by the coding sequence TTGACGGCTGAACGCCTGCAGAAATTGATCGCTTCTGCTGGACTCTGTTCCAGACGGAAGGCAGAGCAACTGCTGCTGGACGCGCGGGTTCAGGTGAACGGTCGAATCGCCACCCTCGGAGACCGCGCCGATCCAGAGCAGGATCAGATCTGTGTGGATGGACGCCCTCTCCGCCGCCAGGATCCTGCTCGGGTGCTGCTACTGAACAAACCACAGGGGGTGATCAGCAGTTGTCACGATCCCCAAGGACGACCGACTGTGCTGGACCTGATCCCCGCCGAACTGCGCCGGGGCCTCCATCCCGTTGGGCGTCTGGATGCCGATAGCCGTGGCGCCCTGCTGCTGACGAACCAGGGAGCCATCACCTTGGAGCTGACCCATCCGCGCTACGCCCATCGCAAGACTTACCGGGTCTGGGTGGAAGGCCACCCGACGCCCCAGACCCTGCAGCGATGGCGCGATGGCGTGCGTCTGGATGGCCTGCCAACCCAGCCAGCAGAAGTGATCTGCCTACGTCGAGCGGCAGGGCGTAGCCAGCTGGAGGTCATTCTCCGCGAGGGGCGAAATCGACAGATTCGGCGAACGGCAGATCTGCTCGGGCATCCTGTGCTGGACCTGCAGCGAACAGCGATCGCTGATCTTCCTCTCGGTTCCCTCCCTGAAGGGCATTGGCGTGCCCTGAACAAGAGAGAATGGCGTGACCTGATGCCCGCGATGGAACTGTCCACGACGGAGCCTCCACAGACACGCTGA
- a CDS encoding cell wall metabolism sensor histidine kinase WalK: protein MVEQLGLGLALGAAIGTGLTWTRLRHRSRAATPNGAVLHGKTLTTPQLLAWIDAGTQGWLILTPDLHIAYINEKAERLLQISHNLLVRGQPLEEVLSIPELEEAIVRVRHQQRPQRSEWEWQGDPLEAIVLPGSDEWLLVLLQSRRSLEAQQQQQERWVSDVAHELKTPLTALMLVSDRLEGAVQGQDSVLVERLQKELRRLQLMVEDLLELSRLENSLPRDNSSYSALTLENLVDSAWTSIRPLADARGVHLAINSDEPGPLLGDQRRLHRAILNLLDNALRYSPDNSHVEVEILPSGGWWMLSIRDHGPGLSDMDLNNMFQRFYRGDPSRARSNRSGSGLGLAIVQQIAVNHGGRIQARNHAGGGTNVELLLPRGGQAL from the coding sequence ATGGTGGAGCAACTCGGGCTGGGGCTTGCCCTGGGTGCAGCGATCGGCACAGGACTCACCTGGACTCGACTCAGGCACAGGTCACGCGCCGCGACCCCCAATGGTGCGGTTCTGCACGGCAAGACCCTCACCACACCACAACTGCTCGCTTGGATTGATGCCGGCACCCAGGGCTGGCTGATCCTCACCCCGGATCTGCACATCGCCTACATCAACGAAAAGGCTGAGCGTCTCCTGCAGATCTCCCACAATTTGCTCGTGCGTGGGCAGCCCCTGGAAGAGGTGCTGTCAATCCCAGAATTGGAGGAAGCGATTGTGCGCGTCCGCCATCAGCAACGGCCGCAACGCAGTGAATGGGAATGGCAGGGGGATCCCTTAGAAGCGATCGTGCTGCCGGGATCGGATGAATGGCTGTTGGTGCTGCTGCAGAGTCGCCGCTCCCTTGAAGCGCAACAACAGCAACAAGAACGCTGGGTGAGCGATGTGGCCCACGAACTCAAGACGCCCCTGACCGCTCTCATGCTGGTGAGCGACCGTCTCGAAGGCGCTGTTCAGGGCCAGGACAGTGTGCTGGTGGAGCGCCTGCAGAAAGAGCTTCGTCGCCTGCAACTGATGGTGGAAGACCTACTGGAGCTCTCAAGGCTTGAGAACAGCCTGCCGCGAGACAACAGCTCTTACAGCGCGCTCACCCTTGAAAACCTGGTCGATAGTGCCTGGACCAGCATCCGTCCCCTTGCCGATGCCCGGGGCGTTCACCTTGCCATCAATAGTGATGAACCCGGACCGCTTCTCGGAGATCAGCGACGTCTCCATCGGGCGATCCTGAATCTGCTCGACAATGCGCTCCGCTACTCCCCGGACAACAGCCACGTGGAAGTGGAGATCCTTCCGAGTGGTGGCTGGTGGATGCTGTCGATCCGTGACCATGGCCCCGGCCTGAGTGACATGGATTTGAACAACATGTTCCAGCGCTTCTACCGCGGCGATCCCTCGAGGGCTCGCTCGAATCGCAGCGGTAGCGGTCTCGGGCTGGCCATCGTTCAACAAATTGCAGTGAACCATGGGGGGCGGATCCAAGCCCGCAATCACGCAGGAGGTGGCACCAACGTGGAACTGCTGCTCCCCCGCGGTGGACAGGCACTTTGA
- a CDS encoding response regulator transcription factor has protein sequence MISPPASAVSTARLLLVEDDESIRETVREALKAEGFEVLACGDGAEALATLTQSTAEPVDLVVLDLMLPGLGGLDLCRQLRKSEDNTPILVISARDSETDRVLGLEVGADDYLVKPFGLRELVARCRALLRRSQQPVGDEPSPLVFKHDNLCLYAQECRVTRDDKDLNLSPKEYKILELFIKNPKRVWSRDQLLERIWGIDFVGDTKTVDVHIRWLREKIEDEPSSPCHIRTVRGFGYRFG, from the coding sequence GTGATCAGCCCACCCGCCAGTGCCGTCAGCACAGCCAGGCTTCTGCTCGTTGAAGACGATGAATCAATCCGTGAAACGGTACGAGAAGCTCTGAAAGCAGAGGGTTTTGAGGTTCTCGCCTGCGGAGATGGCGCCGAAGCCCTCGCCACTCTCACGCAGTCCACAGCCGAACCTGTCGACCTGGTGGTGCTCGACCTGATGCTTCCGGGCCTTGGCGGCTTGGACCTCTGCAGGCAACTGCGCAAGAGCGAAGACAACACCCCGATCCTGGTCATCAGTGCCCGCGATAGCGAGACCGACCGCGTGCTGGGCCTCGAGGTCGGAGCCGATGACTACCTGGTGAAACCCTTCGGCCTGCGGGAACTCGTAGCCCGCTGCCGGGCGCTGCTGCGCCGTTCCCAGCAACCCGTTGGCGATGAGCCGAGTCCACTGGTGTTCAAGCACGACAATCTCTGCCTCTACGCCCAGGAATGCCGGGTCACCCGCGACGACAAGGATCTCAATCTCTCGCCGAAGGAATACAAAATTCTCGAGCTGTTCATCAAGAATCCCAAGCGGGTATGGAGTCGTGACCAGCTTTTGGAGCGAATCTGGGGCATCGATTTCGTCGGAGATACCAAAACCGTTGATGTGCACATTCGCTGGCTGAGGGAAAAGATTGAGGATGAACCGTCCTCGCCTTGCCACATCCGCACCGTGCGGGGCTTCGGCTACCGCTTCGGCTAA
- a CDS encoding RpoD/SigA family RNA polymerase sigma factor → MAPLSVLPDVDLVRSYLRDIGRVPLLSHQQEITLGRQVQELMELEALESELSEQRGGEVVAAEELAKAAGLSGVQLKRKQQAGRRAKERMVAANLRLVVSVAKKYTKRNMELLDLIQEGTIGLVRGVEKFDPTRGYKFSTYAYWWIRQGITRAIAEKSRTIRLPIHITEMLNKLKKGQRELSQELGRTPTVTELAEFVELPEEEVKELMCRARQPVSLEMKVGDGDDTELLELLAGDEELPSEQVEGECLKGDLRDLLEQLPDLQRRVLRMRYGMDGEEPMSLTGIAKSLRMSRDRTRRLEREGLEMLRGLDGQLEAYVAA, encoded by the coding sequence GTGGCCCCCCTGTCCGTGCTCCCCGACGTGGATCTGGTACGTTCGTACCTGCGGGACATCGGTCGTGTGCCGCTGTTGAGCCATCAGCAGGAGATCACGCTGGGTCGTCAGGTGCAGGAGCTGATGGAGCTTGAGGCGCTGGAGTCTGAGCTGAGTGAGCAGCGTGGAGGCGAGGTGGTGGCAGCCGAGGAGCTGGCGAAGGCAGCGGGCTTGAGCGGTGTGCAGCTGAAGCGGAAACAGCAGGCGGGCCGTCGTGCGAAGGAGCGGATGGTGGCGGCGAATTTGCGTTTGGTGGTGAGCGTCGCGAAGAAATACACGAAGCGGAATATGGAGCTGCTGGATCTGATCCAGGAGGGAACGATCGGCCTGGTGCGTGGTGTGGAGAAGTTCGATCCAACGCGTGGCTACAAGTTCAGTACGTATGCGTACTGGTGGATCCGTCAGGGGATCACGCGTGCGATTGCGGAGAAGAGCCGGACGATCCGTCTGCCGATCCACATCACGGAGATGCTGAACAAGCTGAAGAAAGGACAGCGTGAGTTGAGCCAGGAGCTGGGTCGCACACCAACGGTGACGGAGCTGGCTGAGTTTGTGGAACTGCCGGAAGAGGAGGTGAAGGAGCTGATGTGCCGTGCACGTCAGCCCGTGAGCCTGGAGATGAAGGTGGGAGATGGCGATGACACGGAGCTGCTGGAGCTATTGGCGGGGGATGAAGAGCTTCCGAGCGAGCAGGTGGAGGGCGAATGCCTGAAGGGAGATCTGCGCGATCTGCTGGAGCAGCTGCCTGATCTGCAACGGCGTGTGCTGCGGATGCGGTATGGGATGGACGGGGAGGAGCCGATGAGCCTCACCGGCATCGCCAAGTCATTGCGGATGAGCCGTGATCGAACCCGCCGTCTTGAGCGGGAGGGCTTGGAAATGCTGCGGGGGCTGGATGGCCAACTCGAGGCTTACGTGGCGGCTTAG
- a CDS encoding AarF/ABC1/UbiB kinase family protein, translated as MAATSASRSEEDTLRYDPSRDARWLLLRPWLSIPRLIQILWALLSLGLNLLIRGSSNDPEVQRNLARSLLRTLTDLGPCFIKVGQALSTRPDLIRRDWLDELTRLQDDLPAFPHAIALATIEADLGSPVEQLFADFPEAPVAAASLGQVYRARLHGQHWVAVKVQRPNLPFILRRDMVLIRTLGVLSAPFLPLNLGFGLGEIIDEFGRSLFEEIDYGLEANNAERFAALFADNPAVTIPKVERMLSSRRVLTTSWIHGTKLRDRQELKAQRLDPTALIRTGVISGLQQLLEFGYFHADPHPGNLFALSGRSGDLGHVAYVDFGMMDSISDADRLTLTGAVVHLINRDFSALAKDFQTLGFLAPTADLTPIIPALEEVLGGSLGEEVGSFNFKAITDRFSELMFDYPFRVPARFALIIRAVVSQEGLALRLDPEFRIIAVAYPYVAKRLLAGDTREMREKLLEVIFDAEGRLRIERLESLLNVVGDEGGGAGLELLPVAGAGLRLLLSQDGSDLRRRLLLTLIRDDRLSTSDLRALLGLIRRTFSPRRVAGGVLQSLNPLAVA; from the coding sequence ATGGCCGCAACCAGTGCATCAAGGAGTGAGGAAGACACACTCCGCTATGACCCGAGCCGAGATGCTCGCTGGCTGCTGTTGCGCCCCTGGCTTTCGATTCCGCGGTTGATCCAAATCCTCTGGGCCCTGTTGAGTCTTGGACTCAACCTCCTGATTCGAGGCAGCAGCAACGACCCCGAGGTGCAGCGCAACCTCGCCCGAAGCCTGTTGCGCACCCTCACCGACCTGGGGCCCTGCTTCATCAAGGTGGGGCAAGCGCTCTCGACGCGACCGGACCTGATCCGGCGCGACTGGCTGGACGAGCTAACACGACTGCAAGACGATCTTCCCGCCTTCCCCCATGCCATCGCTCTAGCCACGATCGAAGCGGATCTTGGCTCCCCTGTTGAACAGCTCTTTGCCGATTTCCCGGAAGCCCCGGTGGCGGCAGCCAGCCTCGGGCAGGTGTACAGAGCCAGGCTTCACGGCCAGCACTGGGTGGCGGTCAAGGTGCAGCGCCCAAATCTGCCCTTCATCCTGCGCCGGGACATGGTCCTGATTCGCACCCTCGGGGTCCTGAGCGCACCGTTCCTGCCGCTCAATCTCGGGTTCGGTCTGGGAGAAATCATCGATGAATTCGGACGCAGTCTGTTCGAGGAGATCGATTACGGCCTTGAGGCGAACAACGCCGAACGGTTTGCGGCTCTGTTCGCTGATAACCCTGCCGTCACGATTCCCAAGGTGGAACGCATGCTCTCCAGTCGACGCGTGCTCACCACCAGCTGGATTCATGGGACGAAACTGCGGGACCGTCAGGAACTGAAAGCCCAAAGACTCGACCCCACGGCGCTGATTCGCACGGGCGTGATCAGCGGCCTGCAGCAACTGCTGGAGTTCGGCTACTTCCATGCCGACCCCCATCCAGGCAATCTCTTTGCCCTCAGTGGTCGCAGTGGCGATCTGGGCCATGTGGCCTATGTGGACTTCGGAATGATGGATTCAATCAGCGATGCCGATCGGCTCACGCTCACCGGAGCGGTGGTTCACCTGATCAATCGTGACTTTTCAGCCCTGGCCAAGGATTTTCAAACCCTTGGATTCTTGGCCCCGACCGCTGATCTGACCCCGATCATTCCTGCCCTGGAAGAAGTGCTGGGGGGCAGTCTTGGAGAGGAGGTCGGCTCCTTCAACTTCAAAGCGATCACGGATCGCTTCTCAGAGCTGATGTTCGATTACCCCTTCCGGGTACCCGCTCGCTTTGCCCTGATTATCCGCGCGGTTGTGAGCCAGGAGGGATTAGCGCTGCGGCTCGATCCTGAATTCCGGATCATTGCCGTCGCCTATCCCTACGTGGCCAAACGCCTTCTGGCCGGTGACACCCGCGAGATGCGTGAAAAACTTCTGGAGGTGATCTTCGATGCCGAAGGCCGACTTCGCATCGAACGTCTCGAAAGCCTCCTCAACGTTGTCGGAGACGAAGGAGGTGGAGCCGGCCTGGAGCTGCTGCCGGTGGCAGGGGCGGGACTGCGCCTCCTGCTCAGCCAAGACGGATCCGACCTTCGGCGTCGCCTGCTGCTGACTCTGATTCGTGATGACCGGCTCAGCACAAGCGATTTGCGTGCACTGCTGGGCCTTATCCGACGCACCTTCAGCCCTCGGCGCGTGGCAGGTGGTGTGCTGCAGAGCTTGAATCCACTCGCTGTCGCCTGA
- a CDS encoding aminotransferase class I/II-fold pyridoxal phosphate-dependent enzyme — translation MATLLSQLLPARFPQQGRLDALHLPAHGRGSALPGDLRRLLGGRPVSWDLPELPMIGGPLEAEGAVADSQREAAAAVGADQCWYGVNGATGLLQAALLAIATPGSSVLMPRNVHRSLIQACALGGITPLLFDLPFLPDRGHVTALDGPWLARVLQELDRQKQRPVAAVLVQPTYHGYAADPLALVAPLQARGLPVLVDEAHGAHLLPGVDPNQPRSALAAGADLVVHSLHKSAAGLGQTAVLWAQGTAVDSDAIARSLGWLQTTSPSALLLASCEAALGEWRSVRGRRRLNRRFDQARALAVQLRDSGLPLLETQDPLRLIWHTAAAGINGLDADPWLMERGLIAELPEPGCLTFCLGLARHRGLARRMQRLWRELCRHQGGTSPAEVFSAPPLPLLGAPELDVRAAWCGPNRSVPLAQAAGAIAAQLICPYPPGIPLVIPGERLDSLRVQWLLEQAALWPDQIDGMVKIVA, via the coding sequence ATGGCCACGCTGTTGTCCCAACTGCTGCCAGCCCGTTTCCCTCAACAAGGGCGGTTGGATGCCTTGCATCTCCCGGCCCACGGTCGAGGATCTGCTCTGCCAGGGGATCTACGACGGTTGCTGGGCGGACGACCGGTGAGTTGGGATCTTCCTGAACTGCCAATGATTGGTGGACCGCTTGAAGCGGAGGGGGCGGTCGCTGACAGCCAGAGGGAAGCAGCAGCAGCCGTGGGGGCTGATCAATGTTGGTATGGCGTGAATGGGGCGACGGGGCTTCTTCAGGCAGCCCTTTTGGCGATCGCAACGCCTGGTAGCTCCGTGCTGATGCCCCGCAATGTGCACCGCAGCTTGATTCAGGCCTGCGCGTTGGGGGGAATCACCCCGCTGCTTTTTGATCTGCCTTTCCTCCCCGACCGCGGTCATGTCACAGCCCTTGACGGGCCCTGGCTTGCCAGGGTTCTCCAGGAGCTTGATCGTCAAAAGCAGCGACCGGTGGCGGCCGTACTCGTGCAGCCGACGTATCACGGCTACGCCGCCGATCCTCTTGCCCTGGTGGCACCGCTGCAGGCTCGAGGACTCCCCGTTTTGGTGGATGAAGCCCACGGCGCCCATCTGCTTCCGGGGGTGGACCCAAATCAGCCCCGCTCGGCCCTGGCAGCAGGGGCTGATCTGGTGGTGCATTCTCTGCATAAATCCGCCGCTGGTTTGGGCCAGACCGCTGTGCTTTGGGCGCAAGGCACGGCCGTGGATTCGGACGCCATTGCTCGTTCGCTTGGGTGGTTGCAAACCACAAGCCCCAGTGCGCTACTTCTCGCCTCCTGTGAAGCAGCCCTAGGCGAATGGCGCAGCGTCCGGGGCCGTCGCCGGCTTAACCGCAGGTTTGACCAAGCCAGAGCCCTGGCCGTTCAGCTCCGCGACAGTGGCCTGCCTTTGCTCGAGACCCAGGACCCCTTGCGTTTGATCTGGCATACGGCTGCCGCTGGCATCAATGGTCTGGACGCTGATCCCTGGTTGATGGAGCGCGGCCTGATCGCTGAGCTTCCGGAACCTGGATGTCTGACCTTCTGCCTGGGGCTGGCCCGCCACCGCGGACTTGCACGCCGCATGCAGCGCCTCTGGCGAGAGCTCTGCCGGCACCAAGGTGGGACAAGTCCCGCTGAGGTCTTCTCCGCGCCACCGCTGCCCTTGCTCGGAGCTCCTGAGCTGGATGTTCGGGCTGCATGGTGTGGTCCCAATCGATCTGTTCCGTTGGCGCAGGCTGCGGGGGCGATCGCCGCCCAGTTGATCTGCCCCTACCCCCCGGGCATTCCCCTGGTGATTCCAGGGGAGCGACTCGACTCCTTGCGGGTGCAGTGGCTGCTCGAGCAGGCTGCCCTCTGGCCCGATCAGATCGACGGTATGGTGAAGATTGTGGCTTGA